Genomic DNA from Bacteroides zhangwenhongii:
TGTTTTTCTTTCATTTGAGTGGAGATTAATTGTTATTTGAGCCGTTTTAAAACCAGCCGGGCAATTGCGAATGTTCCTATTCCGGCAGCGAGCAGTTTCCCCAGCCTTATCCACAACTCCTGCCACCACGTAAGCCCGTTGGTTAGTGGACCGGGAACATCGACCGGCACATAAACCAACGAATCTTTGCCGGGAATATAGAGGGTATCATGCAGAAAAACGACATGAAAGTCCAATATCCCGCCATCCATCCTCAAGGTACTGCTTATTCCTTTCCCTTTCCGCTCCTCAAAGGCGCGCATGATTACCCGGTTGTTGCTGTCGCAAGCCAAGTAGGCACGCAGCCATGCGGAATCAGGCGGAACAGCCACCGGCACCAGTTTGGGTATCTCTACCGGTTTAGGAAGGAGAAGCCCGGTCCCGTTCTTCGGAGCCCTGCAGCTCACGCCGCACAGGACAATCAGCAGAATGGGGACAAACGCTGACTTTCTCGACAGCCTTGCGCAAACGCGCCATTTCTCTTCGGATCGCATTGATTTCTTTTTTAAGGGGTTCCACCACTTCCTCCATCAGGATGGACATTGCCTTTTTCACGTTTTCAAGCTCGTTACTCCGGGTGTTTGTCCTGGCGGATTCCACTTCGGTGCGGAGCTTTTCAACTTCGGCGTCATACTTTTTTCGTAGAAGTCTAGCCGTAAGCCATCCGCTCACGGGAGCGGAGACCAAAGCTATAATAGCTAATACGATTTCTGTTGTTACCATCCTTTAGGATTCTTATTGATTAATACCTACCCGTTTCAACCATTCCCGCACATCGAACGACGGACAGGCTTTGGCGGCCAGTTCATTATGTCCGATGATCCTCACTCCCGGAAAACGGGTGTGAAAGTCCTTCACATACGCCTCCATCGCTTTCAATTGCGCAAAAGTACGGGTGTCCTTGGCGGTCCTTCCGTCGGATGCCACCCCTCCGGCATATACGATGTGGCGGCTGACCGAATTGTATCCGGACGCCCCGTTGGTGATCTCCCACGGATCGACATTCCCGTCCTCATTGTTATCCACCAGCCGTTCTACCGTTCCGTCCAGATGGAAAAGGTCCGTATATCCCACCTGCTTCCAACCGCGCCCACCCTTGGAGGTCGGGTTCGTGTGCCACGCCCTGATATCGGCGGCTGTGACCTCACGACCTTCGGGCGTGGCGGTGCAGTGGATGACCAGTTGTTTCAGTTTTGCCATATTGGTTGTCGTTAATTGC
This window encodes:
- a CDS encoding N-acetylmuramoyl-L-alanine amidase, whose protein sequence is MAKLKQLVIHCTATPEGREVTAADIRAWHTNPTSKGGRGWKQVGYTDLFHLDGTVERLVDNNEDGNVDPWEITNGASGYNSVSRHIVYAGGVASDGRTAKDTRTFAQLKAMEAYVKDFHTRFPGVRIIGHNELAAKACPSFDVREWLKRVGINQ